From one Xiphias gladius isolate SHS-SW01 ecotype Sanya breed wild chromosome 12, ASM1685928v1, whole genome shotgun sequence genomic stretch:
- the LOC120797426 gene encoding uncharacterized protein LOC120797426 has product MRVEQSTGAREVTKGVLMAENVRSPFDYREPPTLDSDGDGSKPPPPRGRVCGRKRKGTPVKVCDRAYVTEDEEEESMSEHSYSPGDGQYPEGAEDRLPPPGSPYYLPDPTQLCVPELGEEGASGVRGPVLFHPPPNCRIREVHCGTQVRLVVIAIRDIAKGEEITVDYSLTDWGENAMEDEAGPHPLSLSVSDYLTPSWSLSPSSSPLTHSEPSDSDREEDEEEEDDDDDDDDEEEEIEEIRGRMLRRRKKRKMPTAVNSKKKSAPTSSRGPGRPCSSFSHPAPVAPPVRSQSQAPVSTLAPPTTNINNNININIGSSSGATVSRRQHCPYCGRHYRSLARHLEKHHANQPEVRTAMELAHLHTHSSSNGSAAHPQPSSSSTSATHSHSFAVPQPSPSNPAPPSLFSRERESPATRSSTGAVSFSLSLSPPPSAQPAATKKGPSAPLPATKRPAPPMVSRVKSPSPPPPSTPRRGRRMKREKHEEQQKVEVESSRIQEELVPPPTPEPDIDPDEDLELSGEGEDDAPEEKNGETVSTHRHHMSPLLSSLSCLVLYLRRQQHSSFLSLTRAPHSAEAWRLLCHSSLSLLILYNRHRECEVAKLTVQDYRNRISPPTSTSPSSPSGMEALLSPFERQVLCHLPRAGVLGKRGRIQPLILPPHCESCLDLLLQTSPNVGVDPESPYVFSRPYHSPATPLRGTDLLRNLARASGAKNPGALTATRVRRQVAILTQLLLLEEGEGQGGATKRLEDFLEREYHVTQNCSTIIRDPGLMGRVGRVVLYGEREGVLFRGMSLQHICLELDVMSGNSADSFSEDSEAEDEKEEVKEKAEVMVKKKGPGRPPRKKKAPVPSPVSPSIANVHKRRCIPPKSGKRGVLKRPWSEAERVAVETHLKRNLVELRVPAKADCERCLELCPLLVSNQRDWRAIKFYVHNRIQLLKKQGRRESAAAVC; this is encoded by the exons ATGCGCGTTGAGCAATCTACCGGAGCGCGAGAGGTAACGAAGGGAGTCCTAATGGCGGAGAATGTACGGTCGCCTTTTGACTACCGGGAGCCACCGACCCTCGACAGCGACGGGGATGGGAGCAAACCGCCGCCGCCACGGGG ccgtgtgtgtgggagaaaaaggaagggGACACCTGTGAAGGTGTGTGACCGAGCGTATGTAacagaagatgaggaggaggagagcatgTCAGAACACAGCTACAGCCCTG GTGATGGCCAGTACCCAGAGGGTGCAGAAGACCGCCTCCCTCCACCTGGCAGTCCCTACTACCTGCCTGATCCCACTCAGCTCTG tgtgcCAGAGTTGGGGGAGGAAGGGGCAAGTGGGGTTCGGGGGCCTGTGCTCTTCCATCCGCCACCCAACTGCCGCATTCGAGAGGTCCACTGTGGGACCCAGGTGCGGTTGGTTGTCATAGCAATCCGAGACATTGCCAAAGGTGAGGAGATCACAGTGGACTACAGCCTGACGGACTGGGGCGAGAATGCAATG GAGGATGAGGCTGGCCCCCACCCActgtccctctctgtttctgatTACCTTACCCCCTCCTGGTCATTATCACCCTCATCCTCCCCGCTCACCCATTCTGAGCCCAGTGACTCTGATCGggaggaggacgaagaggaggaagatgacgatgatgacgacgatgatgaagaagaggaaattGAAGAAATACGGGGCCGAATGCTGCGCCGCCGTAAGAAGCGCAAGATGCCAACTGCTGTCAATTCAAAGAAGAAGAGCGCACCCACCTCTTCCAGAGGGCCCGGGCGCCCCTGCTCTTCCTTTTCCCACCCAGCACCTGTTGCACCCCCAGTCAGATCCCAGTCCCAGGCCCCAGTCAGCACCCTGGCACCCCCGACAACCAACATCAACAATAATATTAACATAAACATTGGCAGCTCCAGCGGTGCCACGGTGAGCCGGCGGCAGCACTGCCCGTACTGCGGCCGCCACTATCGCTCTCTGGCACGCCACCTGGAGAAACACCACGCCAACCAGCCTGAGGTCAGAACAGCCATGGAGCTGGCGCACCTCCACACGCACAGCTCTTCAAATGGCAGCGCTGCACACCCTCAACCCTCATCGTCCTCCACCTCTGCTACTCACAGTCATTCCTTTGCTGTCCCTCAGCCCTCCCCCTCAAACCCGGCACcgccctctctcttctccaggGAGAGGGAATCACCAGCTACTCGCTCGAGCACAGGTGCCGTCTCATTCTCCCTCTCGCTTTCACCGCCTCCTTCGGCTCAGCCTGCAGCCACCAAGAAAGGGCCCAGCGCACCACTGCCCGCCACAAAACGCCCTGCACCCCCAATGGTGTCCAGGGTAAAGAGTCCATCCCCGCCTCCCCCGTCTACTCCCAGAAGGGGTCggaggatgaagagagaaaagcatgAAGAGCAGCAGAAGGTGGAGGTAGAGAGCTCAAGAATTCAAGAGGAGCTGGTTCCACCTCCCACCCCAGAGCCAGACATAGATCCAGATGAAGATCTGGAGCTGagtggagaaggagaagatgaCGCaccagaggagaaaaatggagagactGTAAG tacacacagacatcacATGTCTCCgctgctctcctccctctcttgtCTGGTCCTCTACCTCCGCCGCCAACAGcactcctctttcctttctttaacCCGCGCTCCTCACTCTGCGGAGGCCTGGCGCCTGCTCTGCCATTCCAGCCTCTCCCTGCTCATCCTCTACAACCGCCACCGTGAATGCGAGGTGGCCAAGCTCACTGTCCAGGATTACCGCAACCGTATCAGCCCGCCGACCAGCACCAGCCCCAGCTCCCCCTCTGGCATGGAAGCTCTCCTGTCCCCCTTTGAGCGCCAGGTCCTCTGTCATCTCCCGCGGGCTGGTGTTTTAGGCAAGCGCGGTCGCATCCAGCCGCTTATTCTCCCACCACATTGTGAGTCCTGCCTGGACCTGCTTCTTCAAACTAGCCCCAATGTGGGTGTGGACCCAGAGAGCCCCTATGTCTTCTCACGGCCCTACCACTCTCCTGCCACTCCACTCCGGGGCACGGACCTCCTGAGAAACCTGGCTCGAGCCAGCGGGGCCAAGAACCCCGGAGCACTGACAGCAACGCGAGTGCGGCGACAGGTAGCCATCCTTACCCAACTGCTACTATTAGAGGAGGGTGAGGGCCAGGGTGGAGCTACCAAACGCTTGGAAGACTTCCTGGAGCGTGAGTACCACGTAACCCAGAACTGCTCCACTATCATACGTGATCCAGGACTCATGGGTCGCGTGGGTCGTGTTGTTCTTTatggagagagggaaggtgTACTTTTCAGAGGGATGAGCCTGCAGCACATCTGCCTTGAGTTGGACG TGATGTCTGGAAACTCGGCAGACTCCTTTTCAGAAGATTCCGAGGCagaagatgagaaagaggaagtTAAAGAGAAGGCTGAGGTGATGGTGAAGAAGAAAGGACCGGGCCGACCACCACGGAAGAAGAAAGCACCTGTTCCTTCTCCAGTCAGCCCATCGATAGCCAATGTACATAAGAGGCGATGTATTCCGCCCAAATCAG GGAAGCGCGGTGTGCTGAAGCGTCCCTGGTCAGAGGCGGAGCGTGTAGCAGTGGAGACTCACCTGAAGAGAAACCTCGTGGAGCTGCGCGTGCCTGCGAAGGCGGACTGCGAGCGCTGCCTCGAactctgccctctgctggtgaGCAACCAGCGAGACTGGAGGGCAATCAAGTTTTACGTCCACAACCGCATCCAGTTGTTGAAGAAGCAGGGGAGGAGGGAAAGCGCCGCCGCAGTCTGCTAG
- the LOC120797648 gene encoding E3 ubiquitin-protein ligase ZFP91-like — MDSEEDEVSGTRPGFETAGDSEQAPKPSTDSVKPSRGRRGRKSRMNTAVTSSDFGDSRSCTGGSVRVLRARRAVPATTTESKTAIGKKKTASLLRGRGRSAGFSSKNSPVTQTAIKKSTAKKASKHTLGPKLSKSRKGTGRPPTGASQPTPAAACKPEAEMEASPCGEETGALKGSDDDLADPDVALNEDRPFRDDPEDLIHKPETTTRRTTLQQKDVKKEESEEEEEDNGIKKEESTESVALIEDRLGDNTEPTRKRGRQHKDDKAPRQPKRRKKPPVQYVRCEMEGCGTVLAHPRYLQHHIKYQHLLKKKYVCDHPSCGRLFRLQKQLLRHAKHHTDQRDYICEYCARAFKSSHNLAVHRMIHTGEKPIQCEICGFTCRQKASLNWHMKKHDAEASYQFSCSICGKKFEKKDSVVAHKAKSHPEVLIAEALAANGGSVINSPTLVPEIVPVLTQPDRPSVSQESQEALGGTLTPLQQVVLPLAPQTQLDVSQGQFLQLPTHHVVQVAHQQEAPTLLHLTTATPAHLSSNSQPQLIQLPTLPASTVTSMTTADSQSTLLTLSSVTTLAPQQAVQWGRECDEVAQMPGEGELWDRVIVGGGHQDVGEIMWESNSERRKEDEGIVWEREGERQILLECAEIHGDHLI, encoded by the exons ATGGATTCGGAGGAAGACGAGGTTTCAGGTACTCGTCCTGGGTTTGAGACAGCCGGAGACTCCGAGCAGGCCCCTAAACCATCCACGGACTCGGTTAAACCATcgagagggagaagaggacgTAAAAGCCGGATGAATACCGCAGTGACCTCCTCGGACTTTGGTGACTCTCGGTCTTGCACCGGAGGTTCTGTGCGTGTTTTGCGAGCCAGGCGAGCTGTACCTGCCACAACTACAGAGTCCAAGACTGCCattggcaagaaaaaaacagcaagtcTGCTTCGTGGACGTGGTAGATCTGCAGGATTCAGTTCCAAAAACTCACCTGTCACACA AACCGCCATTAAGAAATCCACAGCCAAAAAAG CATCCAAACACACTCTCGGACCAAAGCTGTCCAAGTCTAGAAAGGGCACAGGGAGACCTCCAACCGGAGCCTCACAACCCACGCCAGCAGCAGCATGCAAGCCTGAAGCAGAGATGGAGGCTTCACCATGTG GAGAGGAAACAGGTGCTTTGAAAGGAAGCGATGATGA CCTTGCAGATCCAGACGTGGCTCTCAACGAGGACCGTCCATTCAGAGATGACCCAGAGGACCTCATCCATAAACCCGAGACAACGAC ACGGCGTACAACATTACAACAAAAGGATGTCAAAAAAGAGGAgtcagaagaggaggaagaagacaaCGGCATTAAAAAGGAAGAATCAACCGAGAGTGTTGCGCTGATTGAGGATAGATTGGGTGATAACACAGAGCCAACCAGGAA gcGAGGTAGACAGCACAAAGATGACAAAGCACCTCGGCAGCCAAAACGAAG GAAAAAGCCCCCAGTGCAGTATGTCCGCTGTGAAATGGAAGGCTGTGGTACTGTCTTAGCCCACCCGCGCTACCTACAG CACCATATAAAATACCAGCACTTGCTAAAAAAGAAGTATGTGTGTGATCACCCTTCATGTGGACGCTTGTTTCGTCTGCAGAAGCAGCTGTTGCGACACGCAAAACACCACACAG ATCAGAGAGACTACATCTGTGAGTATTGTGCTCGTGCCTTCAAGAGCTCCCATAACCTTGCTGTGCATAGGATGATCCACACAGGAGAGAAGCCAATACA GTGTGAGATCTGTGGCTTCACCTGCCGTCAGAAGGCCTCCCTAAACTGGCATATGAAGAAGCATGATGCAGAAGCCTCCTACCAGTTCTCTTGCTCCATTTGTGGcaaaaagtttgagaaaaaggACTCTGTTGTTGCCCACAAGGCCAAAAGCCACCCCGAGGTGCTCATAGCTGAAGCCTTAGCAGCTAATGGGGGCTCAGTAATAAACAGTCCCACCCTGGTCCCAGAGATTGTCCCTGTGCTCACCCAGCCTGACCGACCCTCTGTCAGCCAGGAGAGCCAGGAAGCGTTGGGTGGTACACTCACTCCGCTGCAGCAGGTGGTGCTCCCGCTCGCTCCACAGACTCAACTAGATGTATCTCAAGGCCAGTTCCTCCAACTGCCAACGCATCATGTGGTGCAGGTAGCACACCAGCAGGAAGCCCCTACCTTGCTGCACCTCACCACTGCTACTCCTGCTCACCTCTCCAGCAACAGCCAACCCCAACTCATCCAGCTCCCCACCCTTCCAGCCAGCACTGTCACATCCATGACCACTGCAGACTCCCAGAGCACCCTCCTCACCCTGAGCTCCGTCACCACCCTGGCTCCTCAGCAGGCAGTGCAGTGGGGCAGGGAGTGTGACGAAGTTGCACAGATGCCCGGAGAGGGTGAGCTGTGGGACAGGGTGATAGTGGGAGGGGGTCATCAGGATGTTGGGGAAATAATGTGGGAGAGCAACagtgagaggaggaaggaagatgAAGGGATTGTTTGGGAGcgggaaggagagagacagattctTTTAGAGTGTGCAGAGATTCATGGAGATCATTTAATCTAA
- the mfsd8 gene encoding major facilitator superfamily domain-containing protein 8: protein MPQLVDSEESTPLLRDDASSDDSQDEDYKSRWRSIRVMYFTMFLSSVGFTIVITSLWPYLQKIDDSSNASFLGWVVAAYSLGQMVASPIFGLWSNYRPRREPLVCSIFINLSANIYYAYAYLPKTNHKFHILFSRAFVGFGAGNVAVVRSYVAGATSLKERTSAMANMSACQALGFILGPALQACLSFIGEHGFTVKIIELQLNMYTAPALLAAAFGIINILLVLLVLREHRVDDHGRHIRAINYVSEDRVDISEETEETIDQVAVLTSNVLFFIVMFVFAIFETIATPLSMDMFAWTRKEAVLYNGIIICCIGFESILVFLVVKVASKRAGDRPVLLAGLAIIFCGFFILLPWGNHYPKIQWADLKNNSLVSQISEATIASNSSLEPQGCPYEQTWCQYTPAIHLAQYISSDILIGVGYPACNVMSYTLYSKILGPKPQGVYMGWLTASGSGARTLGPVFVSQVYTILGPRWAFSLICGMVVGAIILLSSVYHRLIEFSVRHGRIVE from the exons ATGCCACAACTTGTTGACTCCGAGGAAAGCACGCCATTGCTCAGGGATGATGCAAGCAG TGATGACTCTCAGGATGAAGATTACAAGAGTCGGTGGAGGTCCATCCGAGTCATGTACTTCACCATGTTTCTCAGCAGTGTAG GTTTCACTATTGTCATCACATCACTTTGGCCCTATTTGCAAAAG ATTGATGATAGCTCCAATGCCAGCTTCCTGGGATGGGTTGTGGCAGCCTACAGCCTCGGTCAGATGGTGGCCTCACCCATTTTTGGCCTGTGGTCTAATTACCGTCCACGCAGGGAGCCGTTGGTGTGCTCCATCTTCATCAACCTATCAGCCAATATCTACTATGCCTACGCATACCTGCCAAAGACCAATCACAAGTTCCACATCCTCTTCTCCAGAGCCTTTGTCGGCTTCGGAGCAG GCAATGTTGCTGTGGTGAGGTCCTATGTTGCTGGAGCTACATCACTGAAGGAGAGAACCAGTGCCATGGCAAACATGAGTGCCTGTCAGGCCCTGGGTTTCATCCTGGGACCAG CTCTTCAGGCATGCCTATCATTCATCGGTGAGCATGGTTTCACAGTGAAGATCATAGAATTGCAGCTCAACATGTACACTGCTCCTGCTTTACTGGCTGCAGCTTTTGGCATTATCAACATCCTGCTGGTCCTCTTGGTGCTGAG AGAGCACCGTGTTGATGACCATGGAAGACACATTCGAGCCATCAACTACGTATCAGAAG ATAGAGTCGACATTAGCGAAGAAACTGAGGAAACCATCGACCAGGTAGCAGTCCTGACCTCCAATGTCCTCTTCTTCATCGTCATGTTCGTCTTTGCCATCTTTGAGAC AATTGCCACCCCTTTGTCCATGGACATGTTTGCCTGGACAAGGAAAGAAGCTGTTTTATACAATGGCATCATCATCTGCTGCATCGGATTTGAATCCATCCTTGTGTTTCTGGTTGTAAAAGTGGCTTCTAAAAG GGCTGGGGATCGTCCTGTGTTGCTAGCAGGCTTGGCCATTATATTCTGTGGCTTCTTTATCCTGCTTCCATGGGGGAATCATTATCCCAAAATCCAGTGGGCAG ACCTGAAAAACAACTCATTGGTTAGTCAGATATCTGAAGCCACGATAGCCTCCAACAGCTCTCTGGAGCCACAAGGCTGCCCGTATGAACAGACCTGGTGCCAGTATACCCCTGCAATACACTTAGCCCAGTACATCTCATCCGACATCTTGATTGGGGTGGGATACCCAGCCTGCAATGTGATGTCCTACACACTATATTCCAAAATCCTCGGACCCAAGCCTCAG GGCGTGTACATGGGGTGGTTGACGGCCTCTGGCAGCGGTGCCCGGACTTTGGGCCCTGTCTTTGTCTCCCAGGTTTATACCATCCTGGGGCCTCGTTGGGCCTTTAGCCTCATCTGCGGTATGGTGGTAGGGGCCATCATCCTCCTCAGCTCTGTTTACCACAGACTTATCGAATTTTCTGTACGCCACGGAAGGATTGTAGAATAA